Sequence from the Pongo pygmaeus isolate AG05252 chromosome 23, NHGRI_mPonPyg2-v2.0_pri, whole genome shotgun sequence genome:
AGGCGGGGGCCTGGTACTCACCGAATATATTCTCACCTCCTCTTACTAGAGCAGGGCGCTGGTCCAGCCCGGCACTGAGGCACGGGGGCCCCAGATAGAAGCACAGGACGCCTTGCCTCTCTACCCAGAGGAACGCCCTGGCTGGCAGTACAGTTTTTTGATTTGCGGGAGTCCCGGTCAAGGGAGAAGCCCAGGGTGGTTAAATGATGGCTCTACGCTCACTGCCTCCCTCCAGGCCCTGCTGACCCCGGAGGACGCAGTCCTGTCAGACGAGCTGAACCATGCCTCCATCATCGACGGCATCCGGCTGTGCAAGGCCCACAAGTACCGCTATCGCCACCTGGACATGGCTGACCTAGAAGCCAAGCtgcaggaggcccaggtggggcGACACCTGGGTCCACCCTCAGCCTCCACCTGGGGAAGGAAGTGAGGCTTAGAGAGGCCAACTCCTCACTCACAGACAGATAGCCTGACAGTTTGAAACAGCAGAGATTTGTccaagatttgaacccaaatCCCTCACACCCAAAgcattattgtttcttttttttttttttttttttttttcctgagacagagtttcactctgttgccaaggctggagtatagtggtgcgatctcggctcactgcgacctccacctcctgggttcaagtgattctcctgcctcagcctcccaagtagctgggattacaggcatccgccaccccacctggctaatttttgtatttttagtaaagacagggtttcatcatgttgtccaggctggtctcaaactcctgacctcagttgattcacccgcctcggcctcccaaagtgctgggattatagacgtgagccactgtgcctggcaccagAGCATTATTCCATGGTGCCTTGAGGtttttccgtgtgtgtgtgtgtgtgtgtgtgtgtgtttgagacagggtctcactctgttgcccaggctatattGCAagggtgcagtcatagctcactgcagccttaatcttCTGGactcgagcgatcctcccacctcagtctcctgagtagctgggactaccggtgcccaccacacccagttttttatttgtttgtttgttttttagatggaatttcactctttttgcccaggctgaagtgcaatggtgcgatctcagctcactgcaacctctgcctcccgggttcaattgattctcctgcctcagcctctggaagtagctgggattacaggcacgcaccaccgtgctcagctaattttgtatttttagtagagatggggtttaaccatgttggccaggctggtttcaaactcctgacctcaggtgatctgcctgcctcagcctcccaaagtgttgggattacaggcgtgagccaccgcgcccagcctgtttgtttgtttttgagacagggtctcactataatgctcaggctagtcttgaactcctgggctcccaaagttacaggcatgagccaccatacctagccagttttttaaatttttagtagaaacagggtctcactatgttgcccaggctggtctccaaccccgaagctcccaaagtgctgggattacaggtgtgagccactgcacccagcctgccttGAGTATTAGCAAGCACCTTCTGTGTGGCAGGCCCTTGCTAGGCGTAAGGATAGAATGTACATGTTGGTGAGACCTGGTCCCAGCCTGGCCTGCCCTCTGGGACCTTACACAGGAGAGACAGACATGAGCCCATTCTCACTGTCCAGGGCTCAGCGTGGAAATGGGTGACGCTGAGAAGCACAGATGAGGGAGAGGATGTTCCAGCCCCCAAGATGGTGGTACCTGTGTGCCCacctctgtgctgggcactgggcagGATGAGCTCTCAGAGCTCCAAGCAGCATAAGAGACGGGTGGTTTGGCCCAACTTGACACCACCCACCATCTGCTCATGTCTTTCCTGCAGAAGCATCGGCTGCGCCTAGTGGCCACTGATGGGGCCTTTTCCATGGATGGCGACATCGCACCCCTGCAGGAGATCTGCCGCCTCGCCTCTAGATATGGCGCCCTGGTCTTTGTGGATGAATGCCATGCCACTGGCTTCCTGGGGCCCACAGGACGGTGGGACCATGTGGCacctgaggcctggggtggggctTCTGAGGGTGGCTGGGAAACGAGGAGGCCAGTCCCCAGCATGATCCATAATCCCTGGGCTCTCAGGAGGCCAGTGACAGCAGCGGCGGCTTCCTTTGCAGGGGCACAGACGAGCTGCTGGGTGTGATGGACCAGGTCACCATCATCAACTCCACCCTGGGGAAGGCCCTGGGTGGAGCATCAGGTACCTGCAAGGTTGTGTCCCTGGGGTTCCCTTGTCCTTTTGAGGGGCCCTGAAGGGGCtcagggaagtggggagggcAGTATGGACTGTACTTTCAGGAGGGGGTTGGGGTAGGTTCTGGCCCCTGACcaacccctccccccacctcttcCCTTCTTCTCAGGGGGCTACACGACAGGGCCTGGGCCCCTGGTGTCCCTGCTGCGGCAGCGCGCCCGGCCCTACCTCTTCTCCAACAGTCTGCCACCTGCTGTTGTTGGCTGCGCCTCCAAGGCCCTAGATCTGCTCATGGAGAGTAACACCATTGTCCAGTCTATGGCTGCCAAGACCCAGAGGTGCGGCTCCCAGCAGGGCAGGCTCGGGGGCGGAGGGACGTGGTGAGAGCCAGCCTCATGTGTCTGCCCAGGCCCATAGACAGCTCTGTGCCCACTGGGTCTGCTTCTGCCtgttcccctccctcctctctgtcCCTGCCTCTCCCCTCTAGCTTCTGTGTCTCCTTCTTGTCCATCCTGTCTTTCCGCCTCCCTTTTTGTTCTCCCTGCCCCCTGCCTGGCTCCCATCTGCCTCTTAGAGCTTGTAACTGTCTTTGTTGATCCTTCTTGCAGACATGGGCATAGACCTCGGGCCTGGTCCCTGCAAGGAGCGGGTGTGAATGCTCCACGGCCCCTTAGCTACCTGTGACACCTTGTGCCCACAGGTTCCGTAGTAAGATGGAAGCTGCTGGCTTCACTATCTCGGGAGCCAGTCACCCCATCTGCCCTGTGATGCTGGGTGATGCCCGGCTGGCCTCTCGCATGGCGGATGACATGCTGAAAAGAGGTAAGGGTGCTGAGACAAGGGAACTGG
This genomic interval carries:
- the GCAT gene encoding 2-amino-3-ketobutyrate coenzyme A ligase, mitochondrial isoform X1; translated protein: MWAGNAWRAAVFWVSRGRRAQSALAQLRGILEGELEGIRGAGTWKSERVITSRQGPHICVDGVAGGILNFCANNYLGLSSHPEVIQAGLQALEEFGAGLSSVRFICGTQSIHKNLEAKIARFHQREDAILYPSCFDANAGLFEALLTPEDAVLSDELNHASIIDGIRLCKAHKYRYRHLDMADLEAKLQEAQKHRLRLVATDGAFSMDGDIAPLQEICRLASRYGALVFVDECHATGFLGPTGRGTDELLGVMDQVTIINSTLGKALGGASGGYTTGPGPLVSLLRQRARPYLFSNSLPPAVVGCASKALDLLMESNTIVQSMAAKTQRFRSKMEAAGFTISGASHPICPVMLGDARLASRMADDMLKRGIFVIGFSYPVVPKGKARIRVQISAVHSEEDIDCCVEAFVEVGRLHGALP
- the GCAT gene encoding 2-amino-3-ketobutyrate coenzyme A ligase, mitochondrial isoform X2: MADLEAKLQEAQKHRLRLVATDGAFSMDGDIAPLQEICRLASRYGALVFVDECHATGFLGPTGRGTDELLGVMDQVTIINSTLGKALGGASGGYTTGPGPLVSLLRQRARPYLFSNSLPPAVVGCASKALDLLMESNTIVQSMAAKTQRFRSKMEAAGFTISGASHPICPVMLGDARLASRMADDMLKRGIFVIGFSYPVVPKGKARIRVQISAVHSEEDIDCCVEAFVEVGRLHGALP